The Pyxidicoccus sp. MSG2 DNA segment CGGGCTTCACGCAGCTGGCCTACCGCAAGCCGGGGCTGAGCCTGATGCCGGCGGTGACGTTTCCCGGGGAGAATGGCGTGAAGGCCATCTACCGGAAGGCCGTGGACCTGGGCACGGTGCGCGAGACGCCGCGTCCGGGAGACATGGTCTTCTTCCGGGACACGCATGACCGGAACAAGGACGGCAAGCTCAACGATGGCCTCACGCACATCGGCATCGTCGAGCGCGTGGCCGAGGACGGCACGGTGACGTTCGTCCACAAGGCGGGCGGCCTGGTGAAGCGCGGCCGGTTCAACCTGTCGCACCCGGATGAGCGCAAGGACGAGCAGGGCCGCGTCCTCAACGACTGGCTGCGCCGCCGTGACAAGCGCAACCGCGGGTACATGGCGGGAGAGCTGGTCGCCGGCTTTGCCTCCGTGGACGAGCGCTGGGCGGACACGGCGGCGCCGAAGGTGGCACCGAAAGTGGCGTCGAAGGTCGCGTCGGCGAAGCGGCGGTAGTCATCAGGATGCCTTTCCGGGGTCGCCTGCCTGCCTGCTGAAGCCGGGCGCGCAGGGGGCGGGGAGGGGTGACGTCAGGGCCGGGAGGCGGTATGCACGGGCCCGATGTCCCCATCGGATGGTCGGCCAGCGCCGGGGCCCGCGGAACCCGAGCACGCGCACACGGCACCCGCGACGCCCGAGCGGGGCAATACCCCTTTCAGAACGGTGACGCCGCTGGCTCCCGTCTCCCGCTCCGCTTCGCCGTGGGGGCGCGGGTCTCCACGCCGCAAGGTGCTGCTCGCGCTCGCCGCGCTGTTCGTCGTCTTCGCCGTGTACGAGTACGTCACGCTGCCGGACGCCGCGCGGTTCGAGAAGGAGAACCCGAAGACGACGGCGCTCATCGACAAGCGCGCGGAGGAGGCGCGGGAGGCGGGGAAGAAGGCTCGCCGCCGCCAGCAGTGGGTGCCGCTGACGGCCGTCTCCAAGCACGCGGTGGCCGCGGTGCTCATCTCCGAGGACGCGGGCTTCTATGTCCACGAGGGCGTGGACACCTCCGAGGTGCGCAAGGCGCTGG contains these protein-coding regions:
- a CDS encoding CHAP domain-containing protein, whose product is MHRGVWLGAVVGMLLWGGEAEAVRKRTPKRQTTVSLAERAVWRAKSWLGLSTLRTVSTTVNDDCSGFTQLAYRKPGLSLMPAVTFPGENGVKAIYRKAVDLGTVRETPRPGDMVFFRDTHDRNKDGKLNDGLTHIGIVERVAEDGTVTFVHKAGGLVKRGRFNLSHPDERKDEQGRVLNDWLRRRDKRNRGYMAGELVAGFASVDERWADTAAPKVAPKVASKVASAKRR